One Sphingomonas limnosediminicola DNA segment encodes these proteins:
- a CDS encoding FliA/WhiG family RNA polymerase sigma factor — protein MLHAPVQHDEFTYRRNPNPNGPDALVRKHRELVRKVAWHVHSGVSTRIELEDLVQIGLVALVEAARTFEDRGAAFAPYAAMRVRGAMIDHLRREAMMSRSGMANRRMLATTRAGLESRLSRRASDREMAEELGQSPEEYHSMVASAQPLERESIDEVYADDQPWFMDLGDRADTIIEREQLFAGMAAAIAELPEREAMVLQLYFVEELNLEEIGEILGIGATRICQIKKAALAKLKACLEARFE, from the coding sequence GGCCCCGACGCGCTTGTCAGAAAACATCGCGAGCTCGTTCGCAAGGTCGCCTGGCACGTCCATTCGGGGGTCTCAACCCGGATCGAACTTGAGGACTTGGTGCAGATCGGTCTCGTCGCATTGGTCGAGGCCGCCCGAACCTTCGAGGATCGCGGTGCTGCCTTTGCGCCTTATGCAGCAATGCGGGTGCGTGGTGCGATGATCGACCATTTGCGTCGCGAAGCGATGATGTCGCGCAGCGGGATGGCCAATCGCCGCATGCTCGCCACGACTCGCGCCGGTCTCGAATCCAGGCTGAGCCGCCGGGCGAGCGATCGTGAAATGGCCGAGGAGCTTGGCCAATCGCCCGAGGAATATCATTCTATGGTCGCCTCTGCCCAGCCGCTCGAACGGGAATCAATCGACGAGGTCTATGCCGACGACCAGCCCTGGTTCATGGATCTTGGTGATCGGGCCGACACGATTATTGAGCGCGAGCAGCTATTTGCAGGAATGGCAGCCGCAATCGCCGAGCTTCCCGAGCGGGAGGCGATGGTGCTCCAGCTCTACTTCGTCGAGGAGCTGAACCTTGAAGAGATCGGGGAGATTCTGGGCATCGGCGCGACGCGGATCTGCCAGATCAAGAAAGCCGCGCTTGCCAAACTCAAGGCGTGCCTCGAGGCTCGCTTCGAATAG
- the fliS gene encoding flagellar protein FliS gives MYAAQQKYRALSIASRIEVASPHELVTILYEELVGALDITATAVAQGKLEAYRASRERASSILLALEASLDFERGGSVARTLSEIYRAMQKELSLCVQTGDAGKLKAIRGSVAELLAAWAKIRAREPA, from the coding sequence ATGTACGCAGCCCAACAAAAGTATCGCGCATTGTCGATCGCGAGCCGCATCGAGGTGGCCAGTCCGCACGAGCTTGTGACCATCCTTTACGAGGAGCTCGTCGGGGCGCTCGACATTACGGCGACCGCGGTCGCGCAAGGAAAACTCGAGGCCTACCGGGCCTCACGCGAGCGCGCATCCTCGATCCTCCTGGCGCTCGAGGCGAGCCTTGATTTCGAGCGCGGTGGCAGTGTCGCCCGAACCCTCTCCGAAATCTATCGGGCGATGCAGAAGGAGCTGTCGCTTTGCGTGCAGACGGGCGATGCTGGCAAGCTCAAGGCGATCCGCGGCTCGGTTGCAGAGCTGCTCGCCGCCTGGGCAAAAATCCGAGCTCGCGAGCCAGCCTGA
- the fliD gene encoding flagellar filament capping protein FliD has translation MVTSIVSSLGGGSGLDTAKLVDDLANASRAPKANMLAKRLQTVQSKISAVAQARSDLESFAKSLTELVAGGTMQSQPSPSDTSALSAVANAGARIGNLASEIVIDQLARSQTVYSDYVADPAASIGQGNMTLSVGGQDFAISIDAAHDSLNGLASAINISGSGVSASVVSDGNGSRLVLRGQTGSAKAFTLTSTDAALQGFAYGSGGTMTLGQAAQDAKFTLDSVAYVRDSNSVADVISGVTLTIKKASPGTSVSIGVTRPTEPLRQTIQDFVSVYNTLKKDMEAARTATGGDGALRTLDRQLSSFLSTPLSSDPTISRLSDIGIATNRDGTISLDAAKLDTALKNNPDAVEALFSPTRDSTHTATSDPGIAVALQKLSDGATGTNGMLASLGKRLDSESAGIVKDQSRMDEREAAYRSRLEKQFGTLDSRISALKATQSYLEQQVKVWTSSNN, from the coding sequence ATGGTCACGTCAATCGTCAGTAGCCTCGGCGGCGGCTCAGGCCTTGATACGGCCAAGCTGGTCGACGATCTCGCCAATGCATCGCGCGCACCCAAGGCCAACATGCTCGCCAAGAGGTTGCAGACCGTGCAATCAAAGATCAGCGCGGTCGCGCAGGCGCGCTCGGACTTAGAGAGCTTCGCTAAGTCGCTGACCGAACTCGTTGCCGGCGGCACAATGCAATCGCAGCCGAGCCCCTCCGACACGAGCGCGCTGTCGGCAGTGGCGAACGCCGGAGCACGAATCGGAAATCTCGCAAGCGAAATTGTTATCGACCAGCTCGCTCGGTCCCAGACGGTCTATTCAGATTATGTCGCCGACCCGGCGGCGTCTATCGGCCAAGGCAACATGACACTGTCGGTCGGCGGTCAGGATTTCGCGATCAGCATCGACGCCGCGCACGACAGCTTGAATGGCCTTGCCTCGGCAATCAACATCAGCGGCAGCGGCGTCAGCGCGAGTGTAGTCTCGGACGGTAACGGATCGCGGCTGGTGCTGCGCGGGCAAACGGGAAGCGCAAAGGCTTTCACTCTGACGTCGACCGATGCTGCGCTACAGGGCTTCGCTTATGGAAGCGGCGGCACCATGACGCTGGGGCAGGCGGCGCAAGACGCTAAGTTCACCCTCGATAGCGTCGCTTATGTCCGCGACAGCAACTCCGTCGCGGACGTCATTTCGGGCGTCACGCTCACGATCAAAAAGGCGTCGCCCGGGACATCGGTTTCCATCGGCGTCACGCGTCCCACCGAGCCGCTACGCCAGACGATCCAGGACTTCGTCAGTGTCTATAATACGCTCAAGAAGGACATGGAGGCCGCACGCACCGCAACCGGCGGTGACGGCGCGCTTCGCACACTTGACCGTCAGTTGAGCAGTTTCCTGTCGACCCCGCTCAGCAGCGATCCAACGATTAGCCGGCTGTCGGACATTGGCATCGCCACCAATCGCGACGGCACAATCAGCCTTGACGCGGCAAAGCTCGATACCGCGCTGAAGAATAATCCGGACGCCGTCGAGGCGCTGTTTTCGCCGACGCGGGACTCCACTCATACCGCCACCAGCGATCCGGGGATCGCGGTCGCGCTCCAGAAGCTCAGCGATGGAGCGACCGGCACCAATGGAATGCTCGCGAGCCTCGGCAAAAGGCTCGACAGCGAGTCCGCCGGTATCGTCAAGGACCAGTCGAGAATGGATGAGCGCGAGGCGGCCTACCGCAGCCGGCTCGAAAAACAGTTCGGCACGCTGGATTCGCGCATCTCCGCCCTGAAGGCGACCCAGAGCTACCTTGAGCAGCAGGTCAAGGTCTGGACAAGCAGCAACAACTGA
- a CDS encoding flagellar type III secretion system protein FlhB: MAAEADQKTEAPTPRRRQEAEREGDLLQSRELGTALVLSAGALWAWLVGPLFVGTCQHLVAGGLTISRSELTDFDPWRSLARLLIPLAVPVGALFGLALVASAMGPAILGSLGFRTGAFAFKANRINPVSGIKRIFSLNGLVELGKSLAKTLVVGAAGYWLLTRHVGGLFSLAAMDARSSAAAIGSLFRLALSVLAASLLLIALIDVPVQIFQRNRRLRMSKEEVREDMKQTEGSPEVKRAIRQRQHEVLSGSARKAVKEATVVLTNPTHFAIALRYDPMKDGAPIVVARGRGETAKAIKALAREGAVPTLEYPQLARAIYFTSRAGQVIAEDLFIAVATVLAFVFRLEESLAEGVEQPSVLVPEGKRFDENGHPIGATASRPAH; this comes from the coding sequence ATGGCGGCTGAGGCCGACCAGAAAACCGAAGCGCCAACGCCGCGCCGGCGGCAGGAGGCCGAGCGCGAGGGCGACCTGCTTCAGTCACGCGAGCTCGGAACTGCGCTGGTGCTGAGCGCGGGCGCGCTCTGGGCATGGCTCGTCGGCCCATTGTTCGTCGGTACTTGCCAGCATCTAGTTGCTGGCGGCCTCACGATCAGCCGGTCGGAACTCACCGACTTCGATCCCTGGCGGTCATTAGCGCGGCTTCTGATCCCGCTCGCGGTCCCAGTGGGAGCCTTGTTCGGTCTTGCCTTAGTCGCTTCGGCTATGGGGCCCGCCATTTTGGGGTCGCTTGGATTCAGGACCGGCGCCTTCGCCTTCAAGGCAAACCGGATCAATCCCGTCTCGGGGATCAAGCGCATCTTCAGCCTGAATGGGCTGGTCGAGCTTGGCAAATCGCTTGCAAAGACCCTTGTGGTCGGCGCGGCGGGCTACTGGCTTTTAACCAGGCATGTCGGCGGACTGTTCTCCCTTGCCGCAATGGATGCGCGCTCATCGGCTGCCGCCATCGGTTCACTGTTTCGCCTCGCTCTTTCGGTCCTCGCCGCGTCCCTGCTGCTGATCGCGCTGATCGACGTGCCCGTGCAGATCTTCCAGCGCAATCGGCGCCTGCGCATGAGCAAGGAAGAAGTGCGTGAGGACATGAAGCAGACCGAAGGCTCGCCCGAGGTCAAACGGGCGATCCGCCAGCGCCAGCACGAAGTGCTCAGCGGTTCAGCGCGCAAGGCGGTCAAGGAAGCAACCGTGGTCCTCACCAATCCGACCCATTTCGCAATCGCGCTGCGCTACGATCCGATGAAAGACGGCGCCCCAATAGTCGTCGCGCGCGGGCGCGGCGAGACCGCCAAGGCAATCAAGGCGCTGGCCCGCGAGGGCGCCGTTCCGACGCTTGAGTACCCGCAGCTTGCCCGCGCAATCTATTTCACTTCGCGCGCAGGCCAGGTGATTGCCGAAGACCTGTTCATTGCAGTCGCAACGGTCCTGGCCTTCGTCTTCCGCCTGGAGGAGTCGCTCGCTGAAGGGGTCGAGCAGCCCTCCGTTCTGGTTCCGGAGGGCAAGAGGTTCGACGAGAACGGGCACCCCATTGGGGCGACCGCTTCAAGGCCTGCGCATTAG